Proteins co-encoded in one Nicotiana sylvestris chromosome 7, ASM39365v2, whole genome shotgun sequence genomic window:
- the LOC104234524 gene encoding pectinesterase QRT1-like, with product MNLRNFIDIWSLIIFFLFLANTRVIFAQRYITWDDIKVDYNSIDLTNERSRKSQGVIVVDQHGNGDSITAQGAVDMVPLHNSQRVRIFIRPGTYRDKDKNGNVLGTYNTATVAVESDYFCATGITIENTVVALPQYNDMQAVALRLAGERAMLYKVRMLGSQDTLLDESGSHYFYKCYIQGSVEFICGNARSLYQGCDLYSVAEDNIGISGAIAAHQRNSADEDTGFSFVDCKISGSGSILLGRAWGEYSRIIYSNCYFDRLISPEGWFDWNQLSRRKHAVFGEYKFRGRGANRKGRVEWSKSLNKTQAQPFFNTKFIGGEQWLRV from the exons ATGAACTTAAGAAACTTCATCGACATTTGGAGTTTGATAATATTCTTCCTATTTTTGGCAAATACAAGAGTAATTTTTGCTCAACGTTACATTACGTGGGATGATATTAAAGTGGATTATAATTCCATAGATTTGACAAATGAAAGATCACGCAAGTCTCAGGGAGTGATCGTAGTTGATCAGCATGGTAATGGAGACTCTATTACAGCTCAAGGTGCAGTTGACATGGTCCCTCTCCATAATTCTCAAAGGGTTAGAATTTTCATACGTCCCGGAACGTACAG AGACAAGGACAAAAATGGGAATGTGTTGGGCACTTACAATACAGCCACAGTTGCCGTTGAATCAGATTACTTTTGTGCAACTGGTATCACCATTGAG aaCACTGTGGTCGCGTTGCCTCAATACAATGACATGCAAGCAGTGGCATTAAGATTAGCAGGAGAGAGAGCAATGTTGTACAAAGTTAGGATGTTGGGATCACAGGACACCCTTTTAGATGAGTCTGGTTCTCACTATTTTTACAAATGTTACATTCAAGGATCTGTTGAATTCATCTGTGGCAATGCTAGATCACTATATCAG GGTTGTGATCTTTATTCTGTAGCCGAAGACAATATAGGAATATCCGGAGCAATTGCAGCACACCAAAGAAACTCAGCTGATGAAGATACTGGATTTTCATTTGTTGACTGTAAAATCAGTGGAAGTGGCAGTATCCTTTTAGGCAGAGCGTGGGGAGAATATTCACGGATTATATACTCAAATTGCTATTTTGATAGGCTTATATCTCCAGAGGGATGGTTTGATTGGAACCAATTATCTAGACGGAA GCATGCAGTGTTTGGAGAGTACAAGTTCAGGGGCAGAGGAGCCAATAGAAAAGGTCGAGTGGAATGGtctaaatctttaaataaaaCCCAAGCTCAGCCCTTCTTCAATACCAAATTCATTGGCGGAGAGCAATGGCTCAGAGTCTAG
- the LOC104216335 gene encoding pectinesterase QRT1, with translation MNLSDFSIWVAIFFLICADISLAQYSYITWDDMKLDFSSLSLKDERSRTSQRVIVVDQKGKGDSITVQGAVDKVPFHNSRRVIIYIHPGTYREKVHIPASKPFISLVGDQNQTARTIITGHDKASDTDQFGSKLGTSRTATVTVESDYFCATGITIENTIVPEPEGVGMQAVALRLTGDRAVLYRVRILGSQDTLLDDAGSHYFYQCYIQGSVDFICGNARSLYKNCTLHSVAKGYGAIAAQHRNSVYQDTGFSFVNCKISGSGRVFLGRAWGEYSRVIYSKCDIDGIIDPKGWTDWNLPSRRQHAVFGEYECRGNGANRAGRVPWSKSLNESEAEPFLDVKFIGGQQWLRL, from the exons ATGAATTTAAGTGATTTTAGCATTTGGGTTGCGATTTTCTTCTTGATTTGTGCTGATATAAGCCTGGCTCAATATTCTTATATTACGTGGGATGATATGAAACTGGATTTTAGTTCTTTGAGTTTGAAGGATGAACGATCACGTACTTCTCAAAGAGTCATAGTGGTTGATCAGAAAGGTAAAGGAGATTCAATTACTGTACAAGGTGCAGTTGACAAGGTGCCTTTTCATAATTCTCGAAGAGTTATAATTTACATTCATCCCGGAACTTACAG AGAAAAGGTGCATATACCAGCGTCGAAGCCATTCATTTCATTAGTTGGTGATCAAAACCAAACGGCCAGAACCATTATTACTGGGCATGACAAAGCCTCTGACACGGACCAATTTGGGTCTAAGTTAGGCACTTCTAGAACTGCAACTGTTACAGTAGAATCAGATTACTTCTGCGCCACGGGTATCACCATCGAG AACACCATAGTTCCAGAGCCAGAAGGTGTTGGAATGCAGGCAGTAGCGCTGAGATTAACGGGTGATAGAGCAGTGTTGTATAGAGTAAGGATATTGGGATCACAGGACACACTTTTAGATGATGCTGGATCTCATTATTTTTACCAGTGTTATATTCAAGGATCTGTTGATTTCATTTGTGGCAATGCCAGATCACTTTATAAG AATTGTACACTTCATTCAGTAGCCAAAGGATATGGAGCAATAGCAGCTCAGCACAGAAACTCAGTATATCAGGATACTGGTTTCTCTTTTGTCAACTGTAAAATAAGTGGAAGTGGCAGAGTGTTTTTGGGCAGGGCTTGGGGAGAGTATTCAAGGGTTATATACTCCAAATGTGATATTGATGGTATTATAGATCCTAAAGGTTGGACCGACTGGAATCTACCTTCTAGGCGCCA GCATGCAGTATTTGGAGAATACGAGTGCAGGGGAAATGGAGCCAATAGAGCAGGTCGAGTGCCATGGTCCAAGTCTCTCAATGAATCTGAAGCAGAGCCCTTTTTGGATGTAAAGTTCATTGGTGGACAGCAATGGCTCAGACTCTGA
- the LOC104216343 gene encoding uncharacterized protein codes for MGSNDHCFVEWKEQFVSKERGHRVVHYFLKDISGESILAVVGTERSVRHMFYVVSDEFLKAYAGENSVCAGFRWRSRREVVNWLTSMLSKQHLQSDFLKSPKDDHMSAFSVQPTDMASNKGSITRNLRVHSSDIVWSGEPWICSKQLKHYPTFCRNGITIAVHAFVFVMAEKENHYLAYLEDMYEDRKGQKKVKVRWFHFNREVRGVITLRNPHPREVFITPYAQVISAECVDGPAIVLTREHYEKCVAVFPNDLLTRVHFCFRQFKGNRVKPFELGKMRGYLDQSIFSCFSPDFFEDEDFSAKDDTKIGAKRPRKKYKEHQMTTYEESYKKLRNGFLSRRFNSNKHVGGELWYTPNYVVNEKIECLSQDSGIRGCWFRCTVLEVSRRQMKIRYDDIKDEDGCGNLEEWIPTFRLARPDKLGMRNSSRPTIRPFRSCDLRDVAFDVGAPVDAWWSDGWWEGIIVDTVKSENETYRVYVPGERMFLNIDKKNLRISRDWVGDRWVDIETNNDILSMVSFIQETKVSVLSSITSECQHASPMDHKIHATSVDEEAGHGFAEARPIDGHSKDSVCVNDEKQGDDIAEKRLTDNGSRDMDLIKDEKHSTENNEKENDSNNNSSSSNDKHDTDCHLSDDNDSYNMDIDNEINEDSNGEKSSEPEIDGRKCETEVMNMA; via the exons ATGGGTAGCAATGATCACTGCTTTGTTGAATGGAAGGAGCAATTTGTTTCGAAAGAGAGGGGACACCGTGTGGTTCACTATTTCTTGAAGGATATTTCAGGGGAGTCCATTCTTGCTGTTGTGGGCACTGAAAGAAGTGTTAGGCACATGTTCTATGTCGTCTCTGACGAGTTCTTGAAAGCTTATGCTGGTGAGAACTCTGTCTGTGCTGGCTTCAGATGGAGGTCAAGGAGAGAAGTTGTTAATTGGCTCACCTCTATGCTATCAAAACAGCACTTACAAAGTGATTTTTTGA AATCACCAAAAGATGATCATATGTCTGCATTCAGTGTCCAACCAACAGATATGGCAAGCAACAAG GGTTCTATAACAAGAAACTTGAGAGTACATTCTTCCGACATTGTTTGGTCAGGTGAACCATGGATATGCAGTAAACAGCTCAAACACTACCCAACATTTTGCCGGAATGGGATTACTATTGCA GTACACGCATTTGTCTTTGTCATGGCTGAAAAGGAAAATCACTACCTTGCATATCTTGAAGACATGTATGAGGACCGTAAGGGCCAGAAAAAAGTCAAAGTGAGATGGTTCCACTTTAATAGGGAAGTCAGAGGGGTTATCACTTTAAGAAATCCTCACCCTAGAGAGGTTTTCATCACTCCTTATGCCCAGGTCATTAGTGCAGAGTGTGTAGATGGTCCGGCAATTGTCTTAACTCGGGAACATTATGAGAAGTGTGTAGCTGTTTTCCCCAATGACTTGCTAACAAGAGTACATTTCTGCTTCAGACAATTTAAGGGAAACAGAGTAAAACCTTTTGAATTAGGTAAAATGCGCGGCTACCTTGATCAATCAATTTTCTCATGTTTCAGTCCAGATTTCTTTGAAGACGAGGATTTTAGTGCTAAGGATGATACGAAAATTGGAGCTAAAAGGCCAAGAAAGAAATATAAGGAGCATCAGATGACAACATATGAAGAGTCCTACAAGAAGTTAAGGAATGGTTTCTTAAGTAGGAGATTTAACTCTAATAAGCATGTTGGAGGCGAGCTTTGGTATACTCCTAATTATGTGGTTAATGAGAAGATTGAATGTCTGAGCCAAGATAGTGGAATCCGAGGGTGCTGGTTCAGATGCACAGTTTTGGAAGTATCTCGGAGACAGATGAAGATAAGGTATGATGATATTAAGGATGAAGATGGATGCGGTAACCTTGAG GAATGGATCCCCACATTTAGACTAGCGAGGCCTGATAAACTTGGGATGAGAAACTCAAGCCGTCCAACAATCAGGCCTTTCCGTTCTTGTGACCTGAGAGATGTTGCGTTTGACGTGGGAGCACCTGTTGATGCTTGGTGGAGTGATGGTTGGTGGGAAGGAATAATTGTTGACACAGTCAAATCAGAAAATGAAACCTATCGAGTTTATGTTCCCG GTGAGAGGATGTTTTTGAATATTGACAAAAAGAATCTAAGAATTTCAAGGGATTGGGTGGGAGATCGATGGGTAGATATTGAGACAAATAATGATATTCTTTCAATGGTCTCTTTCATCCAAGAAACCAAGGTTTCTGTATTATCAAGTATTACTTCGGAGTGCCAGCACGCTAGTCCCATGGATCATAAAATTCATGCAACTAGTGTGGATGAAGAAGCCGGCCATGGTTTTGCAGAAGCAAGACCTATCGATGGCCATTCAAAAGATTCGGTGTGTGTCAATGATGAGAAGCAAGGAGATGATATTGCAGAAAAGAGACTAACTGATAACGGCTCTAGAGATATGGACTTGATCAAGGATGAAAAACATTCAACTGAAAATAACGAAAAGGAGAATGATAGTAataacaacagcagcagcagcaatgaCAAGCATGACACAGACTGCCACCTTAGCGATGATAATGATTCTTACAACATGGACATTGACAATGAAATTAACGAGGACAGCAACGGGGAAAAATCATCAGAACCTGAGATTGATGGGAGAAAATGTGAAACGGAAGTCATGAATATGGCATGA